Proteins from a single region of Nomascus leucogenys isolate Asia chromosome 2, Asia_NLE_v1, whole genome shotgun sequence:
- the HSDL1 gene encoding inactive hydroxysteroid dehydrogenase-like protein 1: protein MAAVDSFYLLYREIARSCNCYMEALALVGAWYTARKSITVICDFYSLIRLHFIPRLGSRADLIKQYGRWAVVSGATDGIGKAYAEELASRGLNIILISRNEEKLQIVAKGIADTYKVETDIIVADFSSGREIYLPIREALKDKDIGILVNNVGVFYPYPQYFTQLSEDKLWDIINVNIAAASLMVHVVLPGMVERKKGAIVTISSGSCCKPTPQLAAFSASKAYLDHFSRALQYEYASKGIFVQSLIPFYVATSMTAPSSFLHRCPWLVPSPKVYAHHAVSTLGISKRTTGYWSHSIQFLFAQYMPEWLWVWGANILNRSLRKEALSCTA, encoded by the exons ATGGCTGCTGTTGACAGTTTCTACCTCTTGTACAGGGAAATCGCCAGGTCTTGCAATTGCTATATGGAAGCTCTAGCTTTGGTTGGAGCCTGGTATACGGCCAGAAAAAGCATCACTGTCATCTGTGACTTTTACAGCCTGATCAGGCTGCATTTTATCCCCCGCCTGGGGAGCAGagcagacttgatcaagcagTATGGAAGATGGGCCGTTGTCAGTG GTGCAACAGATGGGATTGGAAAAGCCTACGCTGAAGAGTTAGCAAGCCGAGGTCTCAATATCATCCTGATTAGTCGGAACGAGGAGAAGTTGCAGATTGTTGCTAAAGGCATAGCCGACACGTACAAAGTAGAAACTGATATTATAGTTGCGGACTTCAGCAGCGGCCGTGAGATCTACCTTCCAATTCGAGAAGCCCTGAAGGACAAAGACATTGGCATCTTGGTAAATAACGTGGGTGTGTTTTATCCCTACCCGCAGTATTTCACTCAGCTCTCCGAGGACAAGCTCTGGGACATCATAAATGTGAACATTGCTGCCGCTAGTTTGATGGTCCATGTCGTGTTACCGGGAAtggtggagagaaagaaaggtgcCATCGTCACGATCTCTTCTGGCTCCTGCTGCAAACCCACTCCTCAGCTGGCTGCATTTTCTGCTTCTAAG GCTTATTTAGACCACTTCAGCAGAGCCTTGCAGTATGAATATGCCTCTAAAGGAATCTTTGTACAGAGTCTAATCCCTTTCTATGTAGCCACCAGCATGACAGCACCCAGCAGCTTTCTGCACAGGTGCCCATGGTTGGTGCCTTCGCCAAAAGTCTATGCACATCATGCTGTTTCTACTCTTGGGATTTCCAAAAGGACCACAGGATACTGGTCCCATTCTATTCAG tttctttttgcaCAGTATATGCCTGAATGGCTCTGGGTGTGGGGAGCAAATATTCTCAACCGTTCACTACGTAAGGAGGCCTTATCCTGCACAGCCTGA